One window of Cervus elaphus chromosome 6, mCerEla1.1, whole genome shotgun sequence genomic DNA carries:
- the MXD4 gene encoding max dimerization protein 4 isoform X2, protein MELNSLLILLEAAEYLERRDREAEHGYASVLPFDGDFARKKTKAAGLVRKAPNNRRAKLRLYLEQLKQLVPLGPDSTRHTTLSLLKRAKMHIKKLEEQDRRALSIKEQLQREHRFLKRRLEQLSAQSLERVRTDSTGSAVSTDDSEQEVDVEGMEFGPGELDSVGSSSDVDDHYSLRGSGCSHGSFGPPCRRPGRPGLS, encoded by the exons ATGGAGCTGAACTCCCTGCTGATCCTGCTGGAGGCGGCCGAGTACCTGGAGCGCAGGGACCGAG AGGCCGAGCATGGCTACGCGTCGGTGCTGCCCTTCGACGGCGACTTCGccaggaagaaaacaaaggcGGCCGGCCTGGTGCGCAAGGCCCCGAACAACAG ACGAGCCAAACTCCGGCTCTACCTGGAGCAGCTCAAGCAGCTAGTGCCCCTGGGCCCGGACAGCACCCGCCATACCACACTGAGCCTCCTGAAGCGCGCCAAGATGCACATCAAG aaACTGGAGGAGCAGGATCGGCGGGCGCTGAGCATCAAGGAGCAGCTGCAGCGGGAGCATCGCTTCCTGAAGCGGCGCCTGGAGCAGCTGTCGGCACAGAGCCTGGAGCGCGTGCGCACCGACAGCACGGGCTCCGCAGTCTCCACCGATGACTCGGAGCAAG AAGTGGACGTCGAGGGCATGGAGTTTGGCCCCGGCGAGCTGGACAGTGTGGGCAGCAGCAGTGACGTGGACGACCACTACAGCCTGCGGGGCAGCGGCTGCAGCCACGGCAGCTTCGGGCCCCCGTGCCGGCGGCCTGGCCGCCCCGGCCTCTCGTAG
- the MXD4 gene encoding max dimerization protein 4 isoform X1: MELNSLLILLEAAEYLERRDREAEHGYASVLPFDGDFARKKTKAAGLVRKAPNNRSSHNELEKHRRAKLRLYLEQLKQLVPLGPDSTRHTTLSLLKRAKMHIKKLEEQDRRALSIKEQLQREHRFLKRRLEQLSAQSLERVRTDSTGSAVSTDDSEQEVDVEGMEFGPGELDSVGSSSDVDDHYSLRGSGCSHGSFGPPCRRPGRPGLS, translated from the exons ATGGAGCTGAACTCCCTGCTGATCCTGCTGGAGGCGGCCGAGTACCTGGAGCGCAGGGACCGAG AGGCCGAGCATGGCTACGCGTCGGTGCTGCCCTTCGACGGCGACTTCGccaggaagaaaacaaaggcGGCCGGCCTGGTGCGCAAGGCCCCGAACAACAG GTCCTCACACAATGAACTAGAAAAGCACAG ACGAGCCAAACTCCGGCTCTACCTGGAGCAGCTCAAGCAGCTAGTGCCCCTGGGCCCGGACAGCACCCGCCATACCACACTGAGCCTCCTGAAGCGCGCCAAGATGCACATCAAG aaACTGGAGGAGCAGGATCGGCGGGCGCTGAGCATCAAGGAGCAGCTGCAGCGGGAGCATCGCTTCCTGAAGCGGCGCCTGGAGCAGCTGTCGGCACAGAGCCTGGAGCGCGTGCGCACCGACAGCACGGGCTCCGCAGTCTCCACCGATGACTCGGAGCAAG AAGTGGACGTCGAGGGCATGGAGTTTGGCCCCGGCGAGCTGGACAGTGTGGGCAGCAGCAGTGACGTGGACGACCACTACAGCCTGCGGGGCAGCGGCTGCAGCCACGGCAGCTTCGGGCCCCCGTGCCGGCGGCCTGGCCGCCCCGGCCTCTCGTAG